Proteins from one Pontibacter korlensis genomic window:
- a CDS encoding polysaccharide biosynthesis/export family protein, with amino-acid sequence MKSNLIYLLLLSLIASCGPTRNLAYFSDLQEQAVYKEEVANTTESKIQPDDLLSVSVTSLNPEANAVFNRGIIPPAGIVTDFGVGSRGANIHSEGYLVDQNGYIEYPVLGKVELGGLTKDEAKAKLAKALDEYLKDPIVTIRFLNYRVTVIGEVNRPSTFTIPSERINILEALGMAGDMTAFGRRENVLIIREENGVRSMTRVNLNNKEVLKSPYFYLQQNDVVYVEPDKMKQVQASTNTRTLSIITAVTSLAIVVASRLF; translated from the coding sequence ATGAAATCCAACTTAATCTACCTGCTCCTCCTAAGCCTTATTGCCTCTTGTGGACCTACCCGAAATTTAGCTTATTTTAGCGATCTGCAGGAACAGGCAGTATATAAGGAAGAAGTTGCTAACACCACGGAGTCCAAAATTCAACCTGATGATCTGCTGAGTGTATCCGTAACAAGCCTTAACCCAGAAGCAAATGCAGTATTTAATAGAGGCATAATACCTCCGGCAGGTATTGTTACTGATTTTGGTGTAGGGAGCAGAGGTGCCAATATTCACAGTGAAGGGTATTTAGTAGATCAGAATGGATATATTGAGTATCCAGTGCTAGGTAAAGTCGAGTTAGGTGGCTTAACAAAAGACGAGGCAAAGGCTAAGCTTGCTAAAGCACTAGATGAGTACCTCAAAGATCCCATCGTAACCATCCGCTTCCTTAATTACAGAGTAACCGTTATCGGAGAGGTAAACCGTCCTTCTACCTTTACTATTCCATCTGAAAGAATTAATATCCTGGAGGCATTGGGTATGGCCGGCGACATGACCGCTTTTGGAAGGAGGGAGAACGTGCTAATCATTCGGGAGGAGAATGGCGTGCGAAGCATGACGCGTGTAAACCTCAATAACAAAGAAGTGTTGAAATCTCCTTACTTCTACCTACAACAGAACGATGTGGTGTATGTAGAACCTGATAAGATGAAGCAGGTGCAGGCCAGCACGAACACACGAACGCTTTCTATCATCACCGCAGTTACTTCACTTGCCATTGTAGTGGCATCTAGGTTATTCTAA
- a CDS encoding flavin reductase family protein, with product MKTVDPQHTKTSDVHALLLGAIAPRPIAFASTTDLEGNVNLSPFSFFNVFSAKPPIVVFSPARRVRDNTTKHTLENVLETREVVINISNYALVEQMSLASTEYDRGVNEFLKAGLTPEPSVRVKPPRVKEAPVAFECRVSEVVSLGPEGGAGNLVICEVLLAHINEEVLDGDGKIDPYKLDAVARMGGDYYIRANGNCVFELPKPVHNKGIGIDGLPGFIRSSSLLTGNNLARLGNIETVPSGVNAELVKSDPLVKYVYNRYKEDAAKLKQELQLLGKKLLEDKQVKKAWEVLLLSEKV from the coding sequence ATGAAAACCGTAGACCCGCAGCACACCAAGACCTCCGATGTTCATGCGCTATTGTTAGGTGCCATTGCACCCCGACCTATTGCCTTTGCCAGCACAACTGACCTGGAGGGAAATGTAAACCTTAGCCCTTTTAGTTTTTTTAATGTTTTCAGTGCCAAGCCACCTATTGTTGTTTTCTCCCCTGCCCGTCGCGTGCGTGACAACACTACCAAGCATACATTAGAGAATGTACTGGAGACACGGGAGGTAGTGATAAACATCTCAAACTATGCACTGGTTGAGCAAATGTCACTGGCTAGCACTGAGTATGACCGTGGTGTAAATGAGTTTTTAAAGGCAGGGCTGACTCCTGAACCATCGGTTAGGGTAAAGCCTCCACGCGTAAAAGAGGCTCCAGTTGCCTTTGAATGCAGGGTTAGCGAGGTGGTTAGTTTGGGCCCTGAAGGAGGAGCAGGCAATCTTGTTATTTGCGAAGTACTGCTAGCTCATATCAATGAGGAGGTCTTGGATGGGGATGGTAAAATAGATCCTTATAAATTAGATGCCGTGGCACGTATGGGCGGAGATTACTACATTCGTGCCAACGGGAATTGTGTTTTTGAATTACCCAAACCTGTTCATAACAAAGGCATTGGCATTGATGGTCTTCCTGGCTTCATTCGGAGCAGTTCCTTACTAACAGGCAATAATCTTGCGCGGCTAGGGAACATAGAGACTGTACCATCTGGTGTAAATGCTGAGCTTGTTAAGTCTGATCCCTTGGTTAAGTATGTATATAACAGGTACAAAGAAGATGCGGCCAAACTCAAACAGGAATTGCAGCTTTTAGGAAAGAAGCTATTAGAAGATAAACAAGTGAAAAAGGCTTGGGAGGTACTACTTCTTAGCGAAAAGGTATAA
- a CDS encoding outer membrane beta-barrel protein, producing the protein MKQKSTLILLLLIFFSSAAHVQAQRKHNPKFRHSTNFSFRHEPKLSFFVGTGLSIMNSDNPSGMSFSTEPIKKNGFGPTVNVGTLYNVTPYIGILGNLEYARFRGYEGDADLNTFSFRSEGISASGSVVINLLSNYAGTGIYRSKRRRLIVPYVKAGIGIMHYKASSFKEGRGDIAYEEFESQTKYPATAAVVPVGGGFKIYYTKRISFVPEFNLNFITTDYLDNMKEDKGVLGRNDHFANFSFKVLYTPSKKM; encoded by the coding sequence ATGAAACAAAAGTCTACTTTAATTTTACTACTTCTAATATTTTTTAGTTCTGCCGCACATGTGCAGGCGCAAAGAAAACACAATCCAAAGTTTCGTCACAGTACGAACTTTAGCTTTCGTCACGAACCTAAGTTATCATTCTTTGTAGGTACAGGCTTATCTATCATGAACAGTGATAATCCATCAGGGATGAGCTTTAGTACAGAGCCAATAAAAAAGAATGGTTTTGGTCCTACTGTAAATGTAGGCACCTTATATAATGTTACCCCATATATTGGAATATTGGGTAACTTGGAATATGCCCGATTTAGGGGATATGAGGGAGACGCGGATTTGAATACATTTTCTTTCCGTTCAGAAGGGATTAGTGCTTCGGGCTCTGTAGTAATAAACCTTCTCAGCAACTATGCAGGCACTGGTATCTACAGGTCTAAGCGCAGAAGGCTGATAGTACCTTATGTAAAAGCTGGTATAGGTATTATGCACTACAAGGCATCTTCATTTAAGGAAGGCAGAGGAGATATAGCTTACGAAGAGTTTGAGTCACAAACTAAATATCCTGCGACAGCTGCTGTGGTGCCTGTAGGTGGTGGGTTCAAAATATATTACACCAAACGCATAAGCTTTGTGCCTGAATTTAATCTAAACTTTATTACAACAGATTACCTGGATAACATGAAGGAAGACAAGGGGGTTTTAGGTAGAAACGACCACTTTGCAAATTTCTCATTTAAGGTATTGTATACACCAAGCAAGAAGATGTAA
- a CDS encoding polysaccharide biosynthesis protein, protein MKILLNKSLPKWIVLLIDQLIMSWSFALSFFIIKQFHFEEIMRGHFLVYMGLFGLVSLITFYTMRIHTGLIRYSSIYDIYRIFSAVLVASLAYAALIGFWVAPVHKIDSVNIYLVLLISFFVSSTLLTLVRMGAKALFIFFKRSAPGERERVLIYGANGFSILLKQALETSGMGRFVIAGFLDENPNKIDKNIHQIRVYHIDDIERLQQKLRVDKVIVFAENLKSDNQKLFVERCVELGVKVLTVPPTEQWMSGQLSMNQIKDLKIEDLLQRPPIVIENERISSDLKGKRVLVTGAAGSIGSEIVRQVMSYKPELLIVCDQAESPLHELQLEMEEQYPEGNMAIFIGDITNSTRMYSMFKEYTPDVVYHAAAYKHVPMMENNPCEAVLTNIMGTKNLADLSLTFDVEKFVMISTDKAVNPTNVMGTSKRIAEIYIQSLNNLHHGKVNGNKHPYTQVSQTRFITTRFGNVLGSNGSVIPRFRQQIEKGGPVTVTHPDITRYFMTIPEAVQLVLEAGTMGRGGEIFIFDMGEPVKIVDLAKKMIKLAGLIPDVDIPITFTGLRPGEKLFEELLNKEEQTIPTHHNKIKISKVRHYSYDDVAVDIDELMQLNKTKDELQVVRKMKQIVPEYISKNSRFEELDLQMN, encoded by the coding sequence ATGAAAATATTACTTAATAAGTCACTTCCTAAGTGGATAGTGCTTTTGATTGACCAACTGATCATGAGTTGGTCTTTTGCCCTTTCCTTCTTCATCATCAAACAATTTCACTTTGAAGAAATCATGCGAGGCCATTTTCTGGTCTACATGGGTCTTTTCGGACTTGTTTCCCTGATCACGTTTTACACGATGCGCATCCATACCGGCCTGATCCGGTATTCAAGCATTTACGATATATACCGAATTTTCTCTGCCGTACTTGTAGCCAGCCTGGCATATGCTGCCCTTATCGGCTTCTGGGTAGCGCCAGTTCACAAGATTGATTCTGTTAACATTTACCTTGTACTGCTCATCAGCTTCTTTGTCTCTTCTACGCTACTGACACTGGTAAGAATGGGGGCAAAGGCCTTGTTTATTTTTTTTAAGCGCAGTGCTCCAGGTGAGCGCGAGCGTGTGTTAATCTATGGTGCGAATGGCTTTTCTATTCTGCTAAAGCAGGCACTAGAAACAAGCGGCATGGGGCGTTTTGTGATTGCCGGTTTTCTGGATGAGAACCCGAACAAGATTGACAAAAATATTCACCAGATACGCGTGTACCACATTGATGATATCGAGCGCCTGCAACAGAAGCTACGTGTAGATAAAGTTATCGTATTTGCTGAGAACCTAAAATCAGATAACCAGAAGTTGTTTGTAGAGCGCTGTGTAGAGTTGGGGGTTAAGGTACTTACAGTGCCACCAACGGAGCAGTGGATGTCAGGCCAGCTTAGTATGAACCAGATTAAAGATCTGAAGATTGAGGATTTGCTACAGCGTCCACCGATCGTGATTGAGAATGAGCGTATCAGCAGCGATTTGAAAGGGAAGAGAGTACTGGTGACGGGTGCAGCTGGTTCTATAGGCTCAGAGATTGTTCGCCAGGTGATGAGCTATAAGCCGGAACTGCTGATTGTGTGTGACCAAGCTGAATCGCCTTTACATGAGCTGCAATTGGAAATGGAAGAGCAGTATCCGGAAGGTAATATGGCCATCTTTATTGGTGATATCACTAACTCAACCAGGATGTACTCCATGTTTAAAGAGTATACACCAGATGTAGTCTACCACGCGGCTGCCTATAAGCACGTGCCGATGATGGAGAACAATCCATGTGAGGCGGTGCTGACAAACATTATGGGTACAAAAAATCTTGCTGACTTATCGCTCACTTTCGATGTAGAGAAGTTTGTGATGATTTCTACAGACAAAGCTGTGAACCCTACTAACGTAATGGGAACCTCTAAACGCATTGCTGAAATTTACATTCAGTCGCTGAATAACCTACACCATGGTAAAGTAAACGGCAATAAGCACCCTTACACGCAGGTGTCGCAGACAAGATTTATTACCACTCGATTTGGTAACGTGTTAGGCTCAAATGGCTCTGTAATTCCGCGCTTCCGTCAGCAGATAGAGAAAGGTGGCCCAGTAACTGTTACACATCCGGATATAACCCGATATTTCATGACAATACCAGAGGCTGTACAGTTAGTACTGGAGGCTGGTACCATGGGTAGAGGTGGCGAGATCTTTATCTTTGACATGGGAGAGCCTGTGAAGATCGTAGACTTAGCCAAAAAGATGATCAAGCTGGCTGGGTTGATACCTGATGTAGATATTCCTATCACGTTCACAGGGCTAAGACCTGGAGAAAAGCTTTTTGAAGAGCTGCTTAATAAAGAAGAGCAGACTATTCCTACGCATCATAACAAGATAAAAATCTCGAAAGTGAGACACTATAGCTATGATGATGTAGCGGTTGACATAGACGAACTGATGCAACTAAATAAGACAAAAGACGAGCTGCAGGTTGTAAGAAAGATGAAGCAGATTGTGCCGGAGTATATCAGCAAGAACTCACGTTTTGAAGAGCTGGACCTACAGATGAATTGA
- a CDS encoding aminotransferase class I/II-fold pyridoxal phosphate-dependent enzyme, producing the protein MNEKIWLSSPHMGENEFKYVKEAFDTNWIAPLGPHVDGFERDLASYLGEGVHVAALSSGTAALHLALIILGVQAGDEVICQSMTFSASANPIAYQGAIPVFVDSEEDTWNMSPEFLKAAIQDRIVKGKKPKAIIVVHLYGMPAQMDKIMAIADKYEIPVVEDAAEALGSSYKGQKLGTFGAMSILSFNGNKIITTSGGGALVSKNEEWIRKSRFLATQARDAAPHYQHSQIGYNYRMSNICAGIGRGQMEVLPQRVEKRRSNYSFYKEAFAEIDAIQFADEPSADYYSNRWLSTILVESGGGMTREDIRLHLEKDNIETRPLWKPMHLQPIFADAPFYGDGTSERLFENGLCLPSGSNLTDENLHRVISELKSLYKSAKV; encoded by the coding sequence ATGAACGAGAAAATCTGGCTCTCTTCACCGCACATGGGTGAAAATGAGTTCAAGTATGTAAAAGAAGCTTTTGATACAAACTGGATCGCGCCGCTTGGCCCGCATGTAGACGGCTTTGAACGTGATCTGGCTTCCTATCTGGGAGAAGGTGTACATGTAGCAGCTCTGAGCTCAGGTACTGCTGCTCTACACCTGGCGCTAATCATACTTGGTGTACAGGCAGGCGACGAGGTGATCTGTCAATCGATGACCTTTTCTGCCTCTGCTAACCCTATTGCCTACCAAGGAGCTATACCTGTTTTTGTCGATAGTGAAGAAGATACCTGGAATATGTCGCCAGAGTTCTTAAAAGCTGCCATTCAGGATCGCATCGTGAAAGGTAAAAAGCCAAAAGCCATTATTGTGGTGCATTTGTATGGAATGCCAGCTCAGATGGACAAGATAATGGCTATTGCTGATAAATATGAAATTCCTGTAGTGGAAGACGCTGCCGAAGCGCTCGGTTCATCTTATAAGGGACAGAAGCTTGGAACTTTTGGTGCGATGAGCATCCTGTCGTTTAACGGCAATAAAATTATTACAACCTCTGGTGGTGGCGCCCTGGTTTCTAAAAATGAAGAGTGGATCAGAAAGTCACGTTTTCTCGCGACTCAGGCGCGAGATGCCGCTCCGCATTACCAGCACTCGCAGATAGGCTATAACTACCGCATGAGTAATATTTGTGCAGGCATAGGACGTGGCCAGATGGAAGTACTTCCGCAGCGTGTGGAGAAGCGGCGAAGCAACTACAGTTTCTATAAAGAAGCGTTTGCAGAAATTGATGCTATACAATTTGCAGATGAGCCAAGTGCAGATTACTACTCCAACAGATGGCTGAGTACGATATTAGTGGAAAGCGGAGGAGGAATGACCAGGGAGGATATTCGTCTACACCTGGAGAAAGATAACATTGAAACTCGCCCGCTTTGGAAGCCGATGCACCTGCAACCTATTTTTGCCGATGCACCTTTCTATGGTGATGGTACCAGTGAGCGTCTATTTGAGAACGGTCTATGCCTACCTTCTGGCTCGAATTTAACTGATGAAAATCTTCATCGTGTTATTTCAGAGTTGAAGAGCCTTTATAAATCTGCTAAGGTATAA
- a CDS encoding acetyltransferase — protein MYLYGASGHAKVIIDILGSIGVSVAGLFDDNPDLKELAGIKVLGAFSSKQNLDEELIISIGNNSIRAKIAEQLNVKYGQAIAKTAILSPTASVGEGTVVMQGAILQADVLVGKHAIINTGAKVDHDCRVGDFAHLSPGAVLCGNVSVGEGTWIGAGAVVIPGIKIGKWCKIGAGAVVIRDIPNNAVAVGNPGKIIKYC, from the coding sequence ATGTACCTATACGGAGCCAGTGGGCATGCTAAAGTCATCATTGATATACTTGGAAGCATAGGAGTATCAGTGGCAGGTTTATTTGATGATAACCCAGACCTGAAGGAGCTTGCCGGCATCAAGGTGTTAGGGGCATTCAGTTCTAAGCAGAACCTGGATGAGGAGCTTATCATTAGCATTGGCAATAACAGTATTCGCGCAAAAATTGCAGAACAACTGAATGTAAAGTATGGACAAGCAATTGCTAAAACTGCTATCTTGTCACCCACTGCTTCTGTAGGAGAAGGTACAGTGGTGATGCAGGGAGCCATTTTACAAGCTGACGTTCTGGTTGGAAAACATGCCATTATTAATACTGGAGCAAAGGTAGACCATGATTGTAGAGTGGGAGACTTTGCACATTTGTCGCCAGGCGCTGTACTTTGCGGAAATGTGTCGGTAGGTGAGGGCACATGGATAGGAGCTGGAGCTGTCGTGATACCCGGCATTAAGATAGGGAAGTGGTGCAAGATTGGAGCTGGCGCTGTTGTCATTCGTGATATCCCAAACAACGCTGTAGCTGTAGGTAACCCAGGTAAGATTATAAAATACTGTTGA
- a CDS encoding sugar transferase has protein sequence MNWLYRNFLKRIIDFILSLTAFIVLLPVFLVVTALLYFANQGKPFFLQSRPGKDGKIFRVIKYKTMNDQKDAQGNLMPDEVRLTPVGRFVRKTSLDEIPQLLNVIKGDMSLIGPRPLLVEYLPLYNEVQRRRHEVRPGITGWAQVNGRNAISWSEKFRYDVWYVDNMSLWLDLKIIFMTVFKIFKSEGISAEGVATMPRFQGNDR, from the coding sequence ATGAACTGGCTTTACCGTAATTTCCTTAAGCGCATCATTGACTTTATACTAAGTCTCACTGCTTTTATCGTGCTGCTCCCTGTTTTTCTTGTCGTTACAGCATTATTATACTTTGCCAATCAAGGAAAACCTTTCTTCCTGCAGTCACGTCCAGGCAAAGATGGGAAAATCTTCCGTGTGATCAAGTATAAGACGATGAATGACCAGAAGGACGCGCAGGGAAACTTAATGCCGGACGAGGTCAGGTTAACACCTGTTGGCAGGTTTGTGCGCAAAACCTCTCTCGATGAAATTCCACAACTGCTAAATGTGATCAAAGGTGACATGTCCTTGATTGGACCACGCCCACTGCTGGTAGAGTACTTGCCTTTGTACAATGAGGTGCAAAGGCGACGACATGAGGTAAGGCCTGGCATCACAGGTTGGGCGCAGGTAAACGGGCGTAATGCCATTAGTTGGAGTGAGAAGTTCAGGTATGATGTGTGGTATGTAGATAATATGTCCCTATGGCTTGACCTGAAGATCATCTTTATGACGGTCTTCAAGATCTTCAAATCTGAAGGAATCAGTGCGGAGGGCGTGGCTACTATGCCAAGATTCCAGGGGAATGACAGATAA
- a CDS encoding glycosyltransferase family 4 protein, translating into MTKIFRITTVPISLQKLITGQLPYMHSKGFEPLMISADGPEVKAVVAEQECEHVLVPMTRKVTPLHDLRSLWVFYKLCRRHKPEIIHSHTPKAGIIGMLGGKLAGVPVRLHTVAGLPLMEATGITRRILNTVEKLTYACATKVYPNSTVLKNFILESGFCGPEKVKVIGNGSSNGINTDFFNSNALDYNKLEQLKQKLDIQPDDFVFVFIGRLVKDKGIRELVSAFKAVQVNYKKAKLLLVGPLEQDLDPLPVETLQEIEQNERILSVGFQNDVRPYLAMSHALTFPSYREGFPNVPMQAGCFELPSIVTDINGCNEIIIEGQNGLIIPPKNTEKLQKAMERLIADKGLYAFLKANARRMIVERYDQQHFWELLYQEYQEHLQEKGLLSDANKDKQVVIDNTKSTFSARS; encoded by the coding sequence ATGACAAAAATTTTCCGCATCACCACAGTGCCAATTTCGCTGCAGAAGCTCATCACCGGGCAGCTGCCGTACATGCATTCTAAAGGTTTTGAGCCGCTGATGATATCAGCTGACGGGCCGGAAGTAAAGGCAGTGGTGGCAGAGCAGGAGTGTGAGCATGTGCTGGTACCAATGACCAGAAAAGTAACCCCACTGCATGATCTTCGTTCGTTGTGGGTCTTTTATAAACTTTGTAGACGACATAAGCCGGAAATCATCCACTCTCACACTCCCAAAGCTGGTATTATCGGCATGCTGGGAGGTAAACTAGCGGGTGTGCCTGTTCGCCTGCACACGGTGGCTGGTTTGCCGTTGATGGAGGCAACTGGTATCACGCGCCGCATCCTAAACACGGTAGAAAAGCTAACCTATGCCTGTGCAACCAAAGTTTACCCAAACTCGACCGTACTAAAAAACTTTATACTTGAAAGTGGTTTTTGCGGCCCTGAAAAGGTGAAGGTGATTGGCAATGGCAGCAGCAATGGCATTAACACAGACTTTTTTAATTCTAATGCATTAGATTATAATAAACTAGAGCAGCTGAAGCAAAAGCTGGACATACAACCCGATGATTTTGTTTTCGTGTTTATAGGGCGGTTGGTAAAGGATAAGGGCATAAGAGAGTTAGTTTCAGCCTTCAAAGCGGTGCAAGTGAATTATAAGAAAGCTAAACTTTTACTTGTAGGACCATTGGAGCAGGACCTGGATCCGCTTCCAGTGGAGACATTGCAGGAAATTGAGCAGAACGAACGAATTCTATCGGTAGGTTTCCAGAATGATGTACGGCCCTACCTGGCGATGAGCCATGCGTTAACTTTCCCTTCCTATCGGGAAGGATTCCCAAATGTGCCTATGCAGGCAGGCTGCTTTGAGTTGCCTAGTATCGTAACAGATATCAATGGCTGCAACGAAATTATAATAGAGGGCCAGAATGGATTGATCATCCCTCCAAAAAATACAGAGAAACTACAGAAGGCAATGGAACGGCTAATAGCAGATAAGGGGTTATATGCTTTTTTGAAGGCTAATGCCCGTCGCATGATAGTAGAACGATACGACCAGCAGCATTTCTGGGAGTTATTGTACCAAGAGTATCAGGAGCATCTGCAAGAGAAAGGCCTGCTGAGTGATGCAAATAAAGACAAACAGGTTGTTATCGATAATACTAAAAGTACCTTTTCTGCGAGATCATAA
- a CDS encoding polysaccharide deacetylase family protein produces MENFKNIPTFTISLDFELYWGVFDKVALDIKQSYFSNTRRIVPELLALFAQEEVHVTWATVGMLFARNWKEWQEYQPVQQPTYANKQLSAYRLQELYSQNSPMSTSFFAPELVKHIASTSYQELATHTYCHYYCNEQGQSLDQFREDLRSAKRIASVKDLPAPTSLVFPRNQFNQQYLKVCFEEGITSVRSNPKEWFWRDTVEDKLLNKVFRTGDGYLPLGQRTSFPLSSLEHVEGMPLAIPASRFLRPVIGSKPLLNRLRLTRILNEMTEAAKRGECYHLWWHPHNFGDYPEQSMTDLQVIIRHFKQLQQQYGMVSMTMREIQAYVKEESQRTTEDR; encoded by the coding sequence ATGGAGAATTTTAAAAACATACCCACCTTTACCATTTCCCTAGATTTCGAGCTGTATTGGGGCGTGTTTGATAAAGTAGCACTGGATATAAAACAGTCTTACTTTAGCAATACCCGTCGTATAGTACCGGAATTACTGGCTCTTTTTGCGCAGGAAGAGGTGCATGTAACTTGGGCTACAGTCGGGATGCTTTTTGCTAGAAACTGGAAGGAGTGGCAGGAGTATCAGCCGGTGCAGCAACCAACTTATGCAAATAAGCAATTATCAGCTTACCGTTTGCAGGAGCTATATAGCCAAAACAGCCCAATGAGTACTAGCTTCTTCGCTCCCGAACTAGTGAAACATATTGCCAGCACATCTTACCAGGAACTGGCTACGCATACCTACTGCCACTATTATTGCAATGAGCAGGGGCAATCGCTGGATCAATTTAGAGAAGACCTTAGATCCGCAAAACGTATAGCCAGCGTCAAAGATTTGCCAGCACCAACTTCCTTGGTGTTTCCGCGCAACCAATTTAACCAGCAGTATCTGAAAGTGTGTTTTGAGGAGGGAATTACCAGCGTTCGTTCCAACCCAAAAGAATGGTTCTGGAGAGATACAGTAGAAGATAAGCTGTTGAACAAGGTTTTCCGTACCGGGGATGGCTATCTGCCCCTTGGCCAGCGGACTTCTTTTCCGCTGTCATCATTAGAGCATGTGGAGGGAATGCCCCTGGCCATACCGGCTAGCAGATTTTTAAGGCCGGTAATCGGCAGTAAACCTTTACTGAACAGACTCCGCCTGACGCGCATCTTAAACGAAATGACAGAGGCTGCTAAACGCGGAGAGTGTTACCACTTGTGGTGGCACCCGCACAATTTTGGGGACTATCCTGAGCAAAGTATGACAGACCTTCAGGTAATCATCCGTCATTTTAAGCAACTTCAGCAGCAGTATGGAATGGTGAGCATGACAATGCGGGAGATTCAGGCATACGTGAAGGAAGAGTCACAACGTACTACTGAAGATAGGTAG
- a CDS encoding formyl transferase: MKVVLLAGRSASTPLIYNYLSKEISFEAVLIEDKVSSRQLLKRRIKKLGYGVVFGQLVFQTLFVKLLRKTSQKRINEILSQYELDTRPIPDEEITYIPSVNDESAIAKLIEIAPDIVVVNGTRIISKNVLETVPATFINMHVGITPGYRGVHGAYWALVNEDKSNAGVTIHYIDQGIDTGKVIAQDTINVTDEDNFVTYPYLQTAKGLRLMLCAIKSIIKGERPESDSKVAFSKLWSHPTIYQYLYNYLCKNVK, encoded by the coding sequence ATGAAAGTGGTTCTCCTTGCAGGAAGATCTGCATCCACACCGTTAATTTACAATTATCTGAGTAAAGAAATTTCCTTTGAAGCTGTTCTTATTGAAGATAAAGTTTCGAGCAGACAATTACTAAAACGAAGAATTAAAAAACTTGGGTATGGTGTGGTGTTTGGGCAACTAGTTTTTCAGACTTTGTTTGTAAAATTATTAAGGAAGACTTCGCAGAAAAGGATAAATGAAATCCTGTCCCAATATGAGTTGGATACAAGACCTATTCCGGATGAAGAAATAACTTATATTCCTTCTGTTAATGACGAATCAGCGATTGCAAAATTAATAGAAATAGCGCCTGATATAGTGGTTGTAAATGGCACGCGAATCATATCAAAGAATGTGCTTGAGACGGTTCCTGCAACTTTCATTAATATGCATGTTGGTATTACTCCTGGTTATAGAGGTGTTCATGGAGCATACTGGGCTTTAGTAAATGAAGATAAAAGTAATGCTGGTGTAACCATTCATTATATTGACCAAGGTATAGATACAGGAAAAGTAATTGCGCAGGATACTATAAATGTGACGGATGAAGATAACTTTGTGACCTATCCGTATCTACAGACAGCAAAAGGATTAAGATTGATGTTATGCGCAATCAAATCGATTATAAAGGGTGAGAGACCAGAATCTGATTCAAAAGTCGCTTTCTCTAAGCTATGGTCACATCCTACTATTTATCAATATTTATATAATTACCTTTGTAAAAATGTAAAGTAA
- a CDS encoding HAD family hydrolase: MRNIVFFDVCGTLYNSNTTYDFYEFLFRNHKKRRLLYACFKSKLAKAVWKTLALVGLSKIPRAVSLSFLANLDDNYVKQEAVAFVHKCLEPQKNLALHHKLMDAKRNGKTVVLVSASIHPIVEAIATKLGNVDFLCTSLGVANGKYTGSVDEDLEGIKLDKVEQKYGIKDNVTWFYTDNKEDLPLLMKVNHPNVVIRKQKDKLFWRKNLKRTDTQHYEFLA, translated from the coding sequence TTTTTTGATGTGTGTGGCACGCTTTATAACTCTAATACTACTTATGATTTTTATGAGTTTTTATTTCGGAATCATAAAAAAAGGAGGTTATTGTATGCATGTTTTAAAAGCAAGCTAGCCAAAGCAGTCTGGAAAACATTAGCTCTGGTAGGCTTAAGCAAAATTCCTAGAGCAGTTTCTTTGAGTTTTCTGGCTAACCTAGATGATAATTATGTAAAACAAGAAGCTGTTGCCTTTGTACACAAATGTTTGGAACCACAGAAGAACTTGGCTTTGCACCATAAGTTAATGGATGCGAAGAGAAATGGTAAAACTGTAGTGCTTGTTTCCGCTTCGATACACCCTATAGTGGAGGCTATTGCCACAAAGCTGGGCAATGTAGATTTTTTATGTACATCGTTAGGTGTGGCCAACGGAAAGTACACTGGGTCTGTAGATGAGGATTTAGAAGGAATAAAGCTCGATAAAGTAGAGCAAAAATATGGTATAAAAGACAATGTTACCTGGTTCTACACTGATAACAAAGAAGATTTACCCCTGCTAATGAAAGTAAATCATCCCAATGTAGTTATACGAAAACAAAAAGATAAGCTATTCTGGAGGAAAAATCTAAAACGAACAGATACACAACATTATGAGTTTTTGGCTTAA